One Triticum dicoccoides isolate Atlit2015 ecotype Zavitan chromosome 3B, WEW_v2.0, whole genome shotgun sequence genomic window, TGGGCGTCGctatcctccttggaggcgtcgtcggGAATCTCACAGCCACTGCTCCCGGGTCAAGTCCTTCGGGTGAAAGCACAGATCCTGCTGCAGGGTCGGGCGGTGGCGTCGTCTTCAACGTCGTTCCCCTCTTTAGGGCGCCGCCTTGAAGACTTTGATCCCTTTGGTGCTTCCTATGACTGGACGTGCACGGTggcttctgtggcaacgatgaCGGTGCTGAGCAATGTCGGAGGCGTGACCTCGGTCATGGTAGTCGGCTCTTCTTCTCTGGCGTGTCTGTGGGAGTGCCTCGACTACCTGTTGTTGTGAAGTTGAAGCCGTGGTGGGGCTGATGGTATACGATGACGCGAGATAGGTGGCTTGTTCGGTGATCCTTGCCTAGTTTTCCTTCATAGTTCATCGTCGGAGTCGGAGCAGCGTTGTCCAGGATGGATTGTACGGAGTGTTGTGCTGCAGCTATTAGGGctgatgtttttctttttcttttgatcttCGGATCTTCGTGTCTTAGGACATTCACCATCTTGTTGTTTTTCGTTGCTTCCTGCTATTAACAATGAATGCGAGCGATTGCTGAGTCTTTCAGAAAAAAAGGGTTAAATACAGGCGTTTCCGCCAAGGTTACTTACTAGTCCAAGCTGTGCAAGTTGTTTTGAGGCCAGCGCGTCAGGAAACCCGGCTCTGGTAGAAATCCGATCAAATGCCCCAATTAAAGGCCGGGTTACTTTCTCGCTCCATGAAACTAGAGAACATAAATGTCTATGCTCTATCAAATAAATTGTCCATGGATAACAATCAAGCTCTAATAAACTATCAGTTCTGCTAACACAAAGGCCCTGTTACAGGAGCAAAAACAAGGAACATGCTTCAGCCAACTCACGTTACAGGGGTTGTGTTTACGGTACGTCACCTTTCCAAAGTTCCACTGGAACCTGAACCATCATAACCTAAAATCAGCTCAAGTTCCGCGGATCAGCTACCAGGTGCGTACTGTGAATCCAGCGACTACTATATAGTACTATTTACAGACCAAAAAAGCGTCAAATGCCAGCATATTTCAGTCTCATCGCAGCTACTTCATCCTTCATCGCCTGACAGTATTTTTCTGCAGCTTCTACTTCCTTCTCCAGGCTGGCTAGATCGATTCCTTCGCTCGACTCATCACGCACAGATGCACTACGAGCTTGCTTTTTTCCCTCCAAGTGCCTCTGCATTGTTAGGACATTGTGTTTCAGATTACACAGATGGCTTGAGAGTGACTTCACATCTTTTGGTTCTTGCTCTTTGGTCCGGGCATCCTCGAGCCTTGCCCTGGAATCCTCAAGCCTTCTAAGCCGGGCCTGTGGCTCCCTCAGACGGGCAATGAGATGCTTCACATTGAACCCATTTCGTTCCAGTTGCCGAGCTTTTCTCATCAAATATGCAACCTCCAAAGCTTCTGTATCACAGGATGTCTTGAGCACTTCCCTAGCCAAGCCAACCAACATGAACCACAGTCCACTACAGACCAGATCTCGTATAGTGTCACTGGTGTTCACCAACCCTCTGTAATGTGGTCTCTGGGGAATGAACTCAAAGAACCGAGGGTACTCCCTCATGGCTGCTTCAGCATAAGGGTCAACATCGCTCCTCTTTGGCGTCTCTTTCTTTCCTTCACctccttcatcttcatcttcatcagagCTTTCCTCCCATTGTGAGAAAAGCCCACAGCGCACAAACTCTTGTAGCACGAGGACAAGTTGCCTGTCCTCATCTTCCTGATCATCATCGAGGTTTATCACTTCACATGTTGGTTCAAGAACAATGCATTCATCGTCACTCTCAGGCTGTGGCAGCTCATCACATCTATTAATGTCACAATTAGGATCATTTTGGAGACCATGGTACTTCTGGCCGTCAAATTGCAAGGAATTCTTCTCAGGATAACCGACAATGGAAGGTCCGTCGTCATATTGCTGCAGACCTTCATGGCACTCGCTGGCAAATACCTTACTTTTCTTGCGCATATCACCATTTTCAGAGAGTTCATCTCGTCTTTTTCTGTTCCCATTCTTTCTTTTCACCGCGGTTGCACTGGAGTCCATATCACATGGACTACTACGGTCTAGGACAATCACCTCTGCTTTGTTCCCCTGAGCTAGCTGCTGCCCTTCTCCGACGCGTTTTCTGTTATCTTGCATTGTACTTTCTCCAGATTTACCAGCTGCTGTATCTGCATTCATTGGAGATGAGCCAGCGCCTATTTCGTCAACTGGCCTAACAAACCGGTCAGCTTCCTGGTGCGTCACAAACTCGCCATTCAACCACGCAACATATTCCTTGCTAGCAACGCCGCGTCTACAGATGCCAGGTACCCACACCTTGATCCCCTTGGAATCAAACCCATGTACAAGAGGAAAAGGCACGTCCTGATCATAACCGAGCTGCCTCGCGATAATGTGGGGATTGTACATTGCTGAACTATCCATATCATCGCCATACGATCCAGTCAACACGGCTTGCCTCATAATCGCAATGTAATCCTCCAACCACTCTGGCATATCCTTACCTCTGGAGCTCACCAAGATTGTTTCCTTGCTGAACCACTCAGGTTCAGCCCAGTCGAGCGAATTGCGCAGGTAAGGCCTCCACTCGAAAGAATCCTCTTCCTGCAGAACACGCAAAGCCTCCTCTTCTgtggtcttcctcctcctccgagaCCAATAGAGCGCCCGGACATTGGA contains:
- the LOC119279930 gene encoding uncharacterized protein LOC119279930, with product MRCSNGYDGANGYVDVLMVTGPEKSCAFPPVSRAHPVLSSTCDLPLSAKTPVPRLTFRHLSPCARWHDWARSSLADPGFAPVLRAAGVHDAIAASTAAVAPDRHALSALLSLWHPGSHAFRLPAGPATFSLEDALLLAGLAPSGAPLDRPLTPTEQDIRARLVVEKEKIQVLHPCARKARRVSAEVWLEWFESRIRPGEDDELRRLGFLAYWLAFFVAPRLRSKGAELPERVFALAARISLGERIALGPAVVANLYAEMDRIVTTGVQEGASGRVDVWAPLWLLQVWLWERYDRLQPPELKAPEFPLSNVRALYWSRRRRKTTEEEALRVLQEEDSFEWRPYLRNSLDWAEPEWFSKETILVSSRGKDMPEWLEDYIAIMRQAVLTGSYGDDMDSSAMYNPHIIARQLGYDQDVPFPLVHGFDSKGIKVWVPGICRRGVASKEYVAWLNGEFVTHQEADRFVRPVDEIGAGSSPMNADTAAGKSGESTMQDNRKRVGEGQQLAQGNKAEVIVLDRSSPCDMDSSATAVKRKNGNRKRRDELSENGDMRKKSKVFASECHEGLQQYDDGPSIVGYPEKNSLQFDGQKYHGLQNDPNCDINRCDELPQPESDDECIVLEPTCEVINLDDDQEDEDRQLVLVLQEFVRCGLFSQWEESSDEDEDEGGEGKKETPKRSDVDPYAEAAMREYPRFFEFIPQRPHYRGLVNTSDTIRDLVCSGLWFMLVGLAREVLKTSCDTEALEVAYLMRKARQLERNGFNVKHLIARLREPQARLRRLEDSRARLEDARTKEQEPKDVKSLSSHLCNLKHNVLTMQRHLEGKKQARSASVRDESSEGIDLASLEKEVEAAEKYCQAMKDEVAAMRLKYAGI